A window of Cucurbita pepo subsp. pepo cultivar mu-cu-16 chromosome LG06, ASM280686v2, whole genome shotgun sequence contains these coding sequences:
- the LOC111796980 gene encoding protein TIFY 8-like isoform X2, which produces MARQGADSNAGYCSNGEEKSTRQVQQLEHQVGDYLEGVPFYSPRNEISGPENRNRIAGIKRSNPDSAFMESYRNQIPHILQNGAGGDRPRYNDNDAVYSMQPPRIASSSLTQLSLGTRSNPSVSKWERPIPLNMSFAPNSPLGSQYVPRVHQVASNSSRDFNVSPSSISQSAADEGSRTGMKTPGLLSSFNGGHDGRHSYKMLLGCDKQKTKTEGLAYKSSNPPSQQGVDSNNRQMTIFYGGQAHVFDDVHPNKVVFLSRNGFLVQKYSLHYFSCLLELLNG; this is translated from the exons ATGGCTCGTCAGGGCGCCGATTCCAATGCTGGCTACTGCAGCAATGGTGAGGAGAAGAGTACGAGACAGGTTCAACAGCTAG AACATCAGGTGGGAGATTATCTTGAAGGAGTTCCATTCTACAGTCCGAGGAATGAAATTTCTGGACCTGAAAATAGAAACCGAATAGCAGGGATTAAACGAAGTAATCCAGATTCTGCTTTCATGGAGTCATATAGAAACCAAATTCCTCAT ATTCTACAAAACGGAGCTGGTGGAGATCGACCAAGATACAACGATAATGATGCGGTTTACAGTATGCAGCCACCAAGaattgcttcttcttcactcacACAACTTTCTCTTGGCACTAGATCTAACCCTAGCGTTTCCAAATGGGAGAGGCCTATTCCGTTGAACATGAGTTTTGCACCAAATTCTCCACTTGGGAGTCAGTATGTGCCGCGTGTTCATCAAGTAGCTTCCAATTCTTCCAGAGATTTTAATGTTTCTCCTTCCAGTATTTCTCAGTCTGCTGCTGATGAAGGATCTAGAACTGGGATGAAAACCCCTGGACTTTTAAGTAGCTTTAATGGTGGACACGATGGGAGGCACTCATATAAGATGTTGCTTGGTTGTGACAAGCAGAAAACCAAGACTGAAGGTTTAGCATACAAATCTTCGAACCCTCCAAG TCAGCAGGGTGTTGATTCTAACAACAGACAGATGACTATTTTCTATGGTGGTCAAGCTCATGTTTTTGACGATGTCCATCCAAACAAGGTAGTTTTCTTATCTCGCAATGGCTTCTTGGTTCAAAAGTATTCTTTACACTATTTTTCGTGTTTGCTCGAACTTTTGAACGGATAA
- the LOC111796979 gene encoding cyclin-A2-2-like has product MSIVNVSFQVEDRSGRITRARAKELSESGDVPCSSKSSGVQKHIVRANSKRMASDDINICSISSSGLPNKRRAVLKDVTNISTKGSDKNCRNASNIQGDKPTRRISTKAKANAPLNAPVEILGAEEDENTRLAEDLSKIRVVESREVSLRETLCHSSGECGVLDMVLSVSSEESIPQRNEKYMASEQSAASSDTGVIDIDSNSKCLQSCSIYAPDIYDRIRVTELDQRASTTYMEQLQQDITADMRGILVDWLIEVSDEYKLVPDTLYLTVNVIDRFLSRNCIERKRLQLLGVASMLIASKYEEICAPGVEDFCFITDNTYTKREVVEMESKVLNLLHFRLSVPTTKTFLRRFIQSAHASYKVPCIELEFLANYLAELTLVEYSFLKFLPSLIAASAVFLARWTLDQSDHPWNPTLEHYTCYNASELKTVVLALQDLQLNASASPLNAIRQKYRQPKFKCVATLTSSRSVLSLFEEQD; this is encoded by the exons ATGAGTATTGTAAACGTTAGTTTTCAAGTTGAAGATCGCTCTGGTAGAATCACGAGAGCACGGGCAAAAGAATTAAGCGAATCAGGAGACGTTCCATGCTCCTCAAAATCTTCTGGAGTTCAGAAGCATATTGTACGAGCCAACTCAAAAAGAATGGCATCTgatgatattaatatttgttcAATTTCTTCCAGTGGCCTTCCTAATAAAAGAAGAGCAGTGCTCAAGGATGTGACTAACATTTCCACCAAAGGTTCTGATAAGAATTGCAGAAATGCTTCTAATATTCAG GGTGACAAACCAACTAGAAGAATTTCTACTAAAGCTAAGGCAAATGCGCCTTTAAATGCTCCTGTAGAAATTCTAGGagcagaagaagatgaaaacacAAGACTAGCTGAGGACTTATCTAAAATAAGGGTGGTAGAATCGCGAGAGGTCTCTTTAAGAGAAACTCTTTGTCACAGCAGCGGAGAATGTGGAGTTTTAGATATGGTTCTCTCTGTATCTTCAGAAGAATCTATCCCTCAGCGAAATG AAAAATATATGGCATCTGAACAATCGGCAGCATCAAGTGATACTGGTGTTATAGACATTGATTCAAACTCCAAATGTCTTCAATCATGCAGCATATATGCTCCAGACATATATGACAGAATACGTGTGACGGAG CTTGATCAAAGGGCCTCAACTACCTATATGGAACAGTTGCAGCAAGATATCACTGCAGACATGCGAGGAATACTGGTTGATTGGCTTATAGAG GTTTCTGACGAATACAAGCTGGTTCCAGATACACTCTACCTCACTGTGAATGTTATTGATCGGTTTCTCTCTCGAAATTGTATTGAAAGAAAGCGTCTCCAGCTTCTCGGTGTTGCAAGCATGCTAATTGCATC aaaatatgagGAGATCTGTGCGCCAGGAGTGGAAGATTTCTGCTTCATTACAGATAATACTTACACAAAAAGAGAG GTGGTAGAAATGGAGAGTAAAGTTTTGAACTTACTGCACTTTCGGCTATCTGTTCCCACTACAAAGACATTTCTAAG GAGATTCATACAATCGGCTCATGCTTCTTACAAG GTTCCTTGCATTGAACTTGAGTTTTTGGCCAATTATTTAGCTGAGTTGACTCTTGTTGAATACAGCTTCCTAAAGTTCCTTCCTTCTCTGATCGCCGCATCCGCCGTTTTTCTTGCAAGATGGACACTCGACCAATCGGATCATCCCTGG AATCCAACTCTAGAGCACTATACATGTTACAACGCTTCTGAGCTGAAGACTGTTGTGCTTGCCCTCCAAGACTTGCAACTTAACGCCAGTGCTTCCCCCTTAAATGCCATACGTCAGAAGTATAGACAACCAAAG TTCAAATGCGTAGCGACATTAACGTCGTCTCGATCGGTTCTATCGctatttgaagaacaagattGA
- the LOC111796983 gene encoding death-inducer obliterator 1-like: MQSSQLDPIANKMESSLSEAQRGVVVSSNESSLHQYLVPNRQMELMGSIAGGSLSQSGMVSCMQTGHIDVKAGNFGQQQFQLPGNPFGGTGSMLRTAEGVLSLPMKRKASIEPFNPLSQQSPLHNKRVASMEHRPWLQQTSGIARRPPLQIPNNAPAPVSMHSPAGIKRKVQQMESHPTKVRHQRPTASKGQSAPLAPTSKIQNEPTGSVRSKMRESLTAALALVTQQQDKLPNDEKSSLTEAEKSAVPEQENSVFSGPAIGHVSDDSKKLFSENLDSVGLEDNVGKMLDKSSLCVNVSELEPLRYDGRVFQQNNVLSYEDISFGDNFFIKDDLLQENGLSWVLEADLGVTDKKEMRTDELQKMDVGVANKNQGEKPVQTPEALALKIEEELFKLFGGVNKKYKEKGRSLLFNLKDRNNPELRERVMSGEITPERLCSMTAEELASKELTEWRMAKAEELAQMVVLPDSEVDIRRLVKKTHKGEFQVEVEQYDNASADVSSGASAFSQSQRNKDETDGGSSDESEAIKDEQNIPGQKNGASDKDNYTFTIPSNEGTDLMQGLMVDDGLKDTESLPPIVSLDEFMESLDTEPPFDILAEDAGKLSPILEKGEPEPSSRSKAAAHSTKGATDVSIDKNKNNEESNTKADIGSSSAVQVDLKSKHSKADMDSNDNQAGSETSDRNDGAKSTSDSTAKSGTESLSSTLKLEHLWDGILQYNISTMTPVVGTYISGERTSAKDWPGILEIKGRVRLDAFEKFLQELPLSRSRAVMVLHLDLKEGRPESERANLQEVAESYVADERVGIAEPGSGVEFYFCPPHGRILDMICRILLRENNEALNAIENGLIGVVVWRKTQLTSMSPNSTSHHKRSSKKQHFSSRRQQETSNLKANNISPKQTIPHGYFSAAGARPPPEEDDADGDDDVPPGFGPSTARDDDDLPEFNFSGSANPPVFSSQTNTPSTTRGLPRHPSFRPASSQSGSRPVEQMRELVQKYGQNLSNSPSTGNWGERSLSSVALQPWNDDDDDIPEWQPQAAASQQLPVRGFHQPTLRAHYMVNQQQQQQPPVGAPAPLSVSQQGTWWGPQQGHNNSNNIQPTGNLGGSHSSSGQFYGAFGRSAPSNPSNNRGF, from the exons ATGCAAAGTAGTCAGTTGGACCCTATAGCAAACAAAATGGAATCTTCACTTTCAGAAGCTCAACGAGGGGTTGTAGTTTCTTCCAATGAGTCTTCATTGCATCAATATTTAGTACCTAATAGGCAAATGGAACTAATGGGATCAATAGCTGGTGGATCTCTATCTCAGAGTGGAATGGTATCATGCATGCAAACCGGACATATTGATGTTAAAGCTGGAAATTTTGGACAGCAACAATTTCAATTACCTGGCAATCCATTTGGAGGTACTGGAAGCATGCTGAGAACTGCAGAAGGGGTGCTGTCACTTCCTATGAAGCGCAAGGCATCGATTGAGCCTTTTAATCCTCTCTCACAGCAGTCTCCATTGCACAATAAGCGAGTTGCATCTATGGAACATCGTCCATGGTTGCAACAAACTTCTGGAATAGCCAGAAGGCCTCCTTTACAAATACCAAACAATGCCCCAGCTCCTGTATCAATGCATTCCCCTGCTGGTATTAAGAGAAAGGTACAGCAAATGGAATCACATCCAACTAAAGTTCGACATCAACGTCCCACTGCTTCCAAAGGCCAGAGTGCTCCGTTGGCTCCAActtccaaaattcaaaatgagCCAACAGGATCTGTGAGATCAAAGATGAGGGAGTCCTTGACTGCCGCATTAGCCTTGGTTACACAGCAGCAAGATAAGTTACCTAATGACGAAAAAAGTTCTTTAACTGAGGCTGAAAAGTCTGCAGTTCCGGAGCAGGAAAATTCTGTATTTTCTGGTCCAGCTATTGGTCATGTATCTGATGACTCCAAGAAACTGTTCTCTGAAAACTTAGATTCTGTTGGTCTTGAAGACAATGTAGGAAAGATGTTAGATAAGAGTTCTCTATGTGTAAATGTTAGTGAGTTAGAGCCGTTGAGATATGATGGACGGGTGTTTCAACAGAATAATGTTTTGTCGTATGAAGACATTTCTTTTGGggataacttttttattaaagatgATCTTTTGCAAGAAAATGGTCTCTCTTGGGTACTGGAGGCTGATTTAGGGGTAACCGATAAAAAGGAAATGCGAACTGATGAACTTCAGAAGATGGACGTTGGCGTAGCAAATAAAAACCAGGGAGAAAAACCAGTTCAGACGCCGGAGGCTTTGGCacttaaaattgaagaagaactatttaaattatttggtgGTGTTAATAAAAAGTACAAGGAAAAAGGAAGGTCCCTTTTGTTCAACCTGAAAGACAGAAACAATCCCGAATTGAGGGAAAGGGTTATGAGTGGGGAAATTACCCCCGAAAGATTATGCTCGATGACTGCTGAGGAGCTTGCATCAAAGGAGCTTACCGAGTGGAGAATGGCGAAAGCTGAAGAACTTGCACAAATGGTAGTTTTACCCGATTCTGAAGTTGATATAAGGCGTTTGGTAAAGAAGACTCATAAAGGTGAGTTCCAAGTAGAAGTTGAACAGTACGATAATGCCTCTGCAGATGTTTCATCTGGGGCTTCTGCATTTTCTCAGAGTCAACGAAATAAGGATGAGACCGACGGTGGGTCTTCTGATGAATCTGAAGCAATTAAGGATGAACAGAATATTCCTGGTCAGAAAAATGGTGCATCTGACAAGGATAATTACACTTTCACAATTCCATCAAATGAAGGGACTGATTTGATGCAAGGACTAATGGTTGATGACGGACTTAAGGATACAGAGTCACTGCCTCCAATCGTCTCCCTAGATGAGTTCATGGAGTCCCTTGATACAGAGCCACCCTTTGATATTTTAGCTGAAGATGCTGGAAAATTGTCACCTATTTTGGAGAAGGGTGAGCCAGAGCCTAGCTCTCGGTCGAAGGCTGCAGCTCATTCTACGAAAGGTGCAACAGATGTCAGTATAgacaaaaataagaacaatgaGGAATCTAATACAAAAGCAGATATTGGCTCATCTTCTGCCGTTCAAGTGGATTTGAAATCTAAGCATAGTAAAGCAGATATGGATTCTAATGACAATCAAGCTGGTTCTGAAACATCTGATAGGAATGACGGTGCAAAATCTACTAGTGATAGTACTGCAAAATCTGGGACTGAATCCCTGTCTAGCACACTTAAGTTGGAACATCTATGGGATGGCATTCTCCAGTATAATATTTCGACAATGACTCCAGTTGTGGGTACCTACATAAG TGGTGAAAGGACTTCAGCGAAAGATTGGCCTGGCATTCTTGAGATCAAAGGGAGAGTAAGATTGGATGCGTTTGAGAAGTTCCTTCAAGAGCTTCCATTATCTCGGAGTCGTGCCGTTATG GTTCTTCATTTGGATTTGAAGGAGGGTCGTCCCGAAAGTGAACGAGCGAATCTCCAAGAG GTTGCTGAGTCGTATGTTGCGGATGAGCGAGTTGGTATAGCGGAGCCTGGTTCGGGGGTTGAGTTTTACTTTTGCCCCCCACATGGAAGAATTCTTGATATGATTTGCAGGATCCTTCTAAGGGAAAATAATGAGGCACTTAATGCAATTGAAAATGGCCTAATAGGCGTTGTTGTATGGAGAAAAACTCAATTAACGTCTATGTCCCCAAACTCAACGTCACACCACAAACGCAGTTCAAAAAAGCAACATTTTAGTTCTAGAAGACAGCAGGAGACATCGAACTTGAAAGCTAATAATATTTCCCCTAAACAGACTATTCCTCATGGTTATTTTTCTGCTGCCGGTGCTCGTCCTCCGCCTGAGGAGGATGATGCAGATGGTGATGACGACGTTCCTCCCGGGTTCGGTCCTTCAACTGCTCgggatgatgatgatcttcCTGAGTTTAATTTCTCTGGTTCTGCAAACCCTCCTGTGTTTTCTTCCCAGACTAACACCCCCAGTACCACCCGAGGGCTGCCGAGGCATCCCTCATTCCGCCCAGCTTCTTCCCAATCTGGGTCTCGCCCTGTAGAGCAAATGCGAGAGCTTGTGCAAAAATATGGGCAAAACCTATCTAACAGCCCCTCCACTGGAAACTGGGGAGAAAGGAGCTTAAGTTCAGTAGCTTTACAGCCATGGAacgatgacgacgacgacatCCCGGAGTGGCAACCACAAGCAGCAGCCTCACAGCAGCTGCCTGTGCGTGGGTTCCATCAGCCGACGCTGAGGGCTCACTACATGGTGaaccagcagcagcagcagcagccgcCTGTAGGGGCCCCAGCGCCCTTAAGTGTGAGTCAACAAGGGACGTGGTGGGGTCCTCAGCAAGGCCACAACAACAGCAACAATATACAGCCTACAGGAAATTTAGGTGGTAGTCATAGTAGTAGTGGTCAGTTTTATGGGGCTTTTGGGCGATCAGCTCCTTCCAACCCTTCAAATAATAGagggttttga
- the LOC111796984 gene encoding dnaJ homolog subfamily B member 4-like, whose protein sequence is MGVDYYNILKVNRNANDDDLKKAYRRLAMKWHPDKNPNSKKEAETKFKQISEAYEVLSDPQKKAIYDQYGEEGLKDIPPPSSGSFPFGNGSGGGSSGFNPRNAEDIFAEFFGSSPFGFGSSGPGKSMRYQSEGGVFGGFGGSENLFRTYSENVTPKKPPPVESKLPCTLEELYSGSTRKMKISRTVVDANGRRVPETEILTIDVKPGWKKGTKITFPDKGNEQPNQLPADLVFVIDEKPHDVFKRDGNDIIMNHKVTLAEALGGTTVNLTTLDGRNLSIPVIDIVSPGYELAITREGMPIVREPGNRGDLKIKFEVKFPTRLTHEQRAGLKRALGG, encoded by the exons ATGGGAGTAGATTATTACAACATATTGAAGGTGAACAGGAACGCCAATGACGACGATCTCAAGAAGGCGTATAGAAGGCTGGCCATGAAATGGCACCCTGATAAAAACCCAAACAGCAAGAAAGAAGCTGAAACCAAGTTCAAGCAGATCTCCGAGGCCTATGAG GTGTTGAGTGACCCCCAGAAGAAGGCTATTTATGATCAATATGGTGAAGAAGGGTTGAAAGATATACCACCACCAAGCAGTGGAAGCTTCCCATTTGGAAATGGTAGCGGTGGCGGGTCGAGCGGGTTTAATCCGAGGAATGCAGAGGACATTTTTGCAGAATTTTTTGGGAGCAGcccttttgggtttggttCATCAGGACCAGGGAAGTCCATGAGGTACCAATCAGAGGGAGGAGTTTTTGGGGGATTTGGTGGAAGTGAAAACCTCTTCAGAACATATAGTGAAAATGTTACCCCAAAGAAACCTCCACCGGTTGAGAGCAAATTGCCCTGCACTCTTGAGGAGCTGTACTCTGGATCAAcaaggaaaatgaagatttcaAGAACCGTAGTTGATGCAAACGG ACGACGGGTCCCCGAGACGGAGATATTGACCATCGACGTGAAGCCTGGCTGGAAGAAGGGAACCAAAATCACCTTCCCAGATAAAGGCAATGAACAACCAAACCAGCTGCCTGCAGATCTAGTGTTTGTTATTGATGAGAAGCCCCATGATGTTTTCAAACGAGATGGTAATGATATCATTATGAACCATAAGGTGACACTCGCAGAGGCATTGGGTGGAACCACTGTAAATCTTACCACACTCGATGGTCGTAACCTGTCAATACCCGTAATAGACATCGTTAGCCCGGGCTACGAGCTTGCAATCACCAGAGAGGGAATGCCAATTGTAAGAGAGCCAGGTAACCGGGGcgatttgaagatcaaattcGAGGTAAAGTTCCCAACGAGATTAACCCACGAGCAACGAGCAGGACTCAAACGTGCTTTGGGAGGCTGA
- the LOC111797555 gene encoding polyadenylate-binding protein-interacting protein 5-like: MEGQDEIAIISASGAMKPHGSSLNPYATSYIPISKREANKAFIAESSSRENIGANLPGNSEQKMCGLNLRNGKKAPDDAVASAVKNHPFHGSLSKDNSEFAEMETFHTEVNMELELLQICFPGLSEQSLTDVYFANNADLDAAMDMLNQLEDKHPSDFEYDPESLPDSLDIGDISESGFAAADQLSSRMKNVASGASTSTRF; encoded by the exons ATG GAAGGACAGGACGAGATAGCAATAATTTCTGCATCTGGTGCAATGAAGCCGCATGGATCATCTTTGAACCCGTATGCAACATCCTACATTCCAATCTCCAAGAGAGAGGCTAACAAAGCTTTTATAGCAGAAAGCTCTTCCAGGGAAAATATTGGGGCTAACCTTCCGGGAAATTCTGAACAGAAAATGTGTGGTTTAAATTTGCGCAATGGTAAAAAGGCACCTGATGATGCAGTTGCTTCTGCTGTGAAGAATCACCCTTTTCATGGATCATTGTCAAAAGACAATAGTGAATTCGCTGAAATGGAGACGTTTCATACAGAAGTTAATATGGAACTGGAATTGCTTCAAATCTGTTTCCCTGGACTATCTGAACAGTCCCTTACTGATGTCTATTTTGCAAATAACGCTGACTTGGATGCTGCTATGGACATGCTGAACCAACTTGAG gACAAACATCCATCTGATTTTGAATACGACCCTGAAAGTCTCCCGGACTCTTTGGACATCGGTGATATCTCGGAATCCGGGTTTGCAGCTGCTGATCAACTTTCTTCCAGAATGAAGAATGTAGCCAGTGGCGCAAGTACTTCAACCAGATTCTAG